The following are encoded in a window of Desulfuromonas sp. genomic DNA:
- a CDS encoding Hpt domain-containing protein, with translation MADKVSGQAVREFLGEAEEIIEKLNLDLMALGDQAAGGETDPDLLNSIFRGAHSIKGLSGMFGFDDISQLAHYKENLLDSLRLGKVPLTA, from the coding sequence ATGGCGGACAAGGTTTCAGGTCAAGCAGTCCGGGAATTCTTGGGCGAGGCCGAGGAAATCATTGAAAAGCTCAACCTCGATCTAATGGCCCTTGGCGATCAGGCGGCCGGAGGTGAGACCGACCCCGATCTGCTCAACAGCATCTTTCGTGGGGCCCATTCCATCAAGGGACTCTCCGGGATGTTCGGTTTCGACGATATTTCCCAGCTGGCCCACTACAAGGAAAATCTCCTCGACAGCTTGCGTCTCGGCAAGGTTCCCCTCACCGCCTAA
- a CDS encoding chemotaxis protein CheA — protein METLFAALDTLTRIVQGKGEDEDFTLDLGPLVGRIESILGGGGAGGPGGTEQEIDPELLKVLTEYEEHRLWENVKNGRNLVRVKAAFDLGSFDVELAEITDTLKKEWEVISTLPLAEDLSDQIAFQILIGTSCSPEQISSRLDRDGLSVEAVIQGKKTGAKEEPAQETPPSASVADEDDRAGSESLRSISRTVRVDIEKLDSLMNIVGELVLSKGAIASINERLKFDGNGDLAGELQKATRTLERRLEELQKGVLEVRMVPVGQLFEKMTRIVRRVAHEHDKKVALEIHGAETELDKLIVEDLSDPLMHIIRNAIDHGIESAAERQSRGKPEKGTIRLNASQKGNHVVIEVNDDGRGIDPDKVRGKALEKELIEEGTELSREDIYDLIFLPGFSTCEEVSDLSGRGVGMDVVKNNISALSGMIEIDSKVGQGTAITITLPITLAIIKALIIRVSTKTYAVPINAVMETLMVEPGEIRTIERREVIQLRESTLPLLRLGEVFQLAGSKRGDQRCFVAVVGLAEKRMGIVVDELLGQQDVVIKSLGSSLSFVKGIAGAADLGNQKTILVLDVGGLMSETLRGDTAFYV, from the coding sequence ATGGAGACCCTTTTCGCGGCCCTCGACACCTTGACCCGCATCGTCCAGGGCAAGGGGGAGGATGAGGATTTTACCCTCGATCTTGGACCGCTCGTCGGGCGCATCGAGAGCATTCTCGGCGGCGGTGGAGCCGGCGGCCCCGGCGGGACAGAGCAGGAAATCGATCCGGAGCTGCTCAAGGTCCTGACCGAGTACGAGGAGCACCGGCTCTGGGAGAACGTCAAAAACGGTCGCAACCTGGTCCGGGTCAAGGCCGCCTTCGACCTTGGCAGCTTCGATGTGGAGTTGGCCGAAATCACCGATACTCTCAAGAAGGAATGGGAGGTCATCAGCACCCTTCCCCTCGCCGAAGACCTCAGCGACCAGATCGCCTTTCAGATACTCATCGGGACGTCCTGCTCTCCCGAGCAGATTTCCAGCCGTCTGGACCGTGACGGCCTCTCGGTGGAGGCGGTGATCCAGGGAAAGAAAACCGGGGCAAAGGAAGAGCCGGCCCAGGAAACTCCCCCTTCCGCCAGTGTAGCTGACGAGGACGATCGCGCAGGCAGTGAGTCCCTGCGTTCGATCAGCCGCACGGTGCGGGTGGACATCGAAAAGCTCGATTCCCTGATGAATATCGTCGGCGAGCTGGTCCTTTCCAAAGGGGCTATCGCCTCCATCAACGAGCGTCTCAAGTTCGACGGCAACGGCGATCTTGCAGGCGAACTGCAGAAAGCGACCCGAACCCTGGAGCGACGATTGGAGGAGCTGCAGAAGGGGGTTCTCGAGGTGCGCATGGTTCCCGTCGGGCAGCTTTTCGAAAAGATGACACGAATCGTGCGGCGGGTGGCCCATGAACACGACAAGAAGGTCGCCCTCGAAATTCACGGTGCGGAAACCGAGCTGGACAAGCTTATCGTCGAAGACCTCTCTGATCCCCTCATGCATATTATCCGCAATGCCATCGATCACGGCATCGAGAGCGCCGCGGAGCGGCAATCCAGAGGGAAGCCCGAAAAAGGGACCATCCGTCTGAACGCGTCCCAAAAGGGCAATCACGTGGTGATCGAGGTCAACGACGACGGCCGCGGCATCGATCCCGACAAGGTTCGCGGCAAGGCCCTGGAGAAGGAGCTTATCGAAGAGGGAACCGAGCTGAGCCGGGAGGACATCTATGACCTCATCTTCCTGCCCGGGTTCTCCACCTGCGAAGAGGTGAGTGACCTGTCGGGCCGAGGGGTCGGCATGGACGTGGTCAAAAATAATATTTCCGCCCTCTCCGGGATGATCGAGATCGACAGCAAGGTGGGGCAAGGCACCGCGATCACCATCACTCTTCCCATCACCCTGGCAATCATCAAGGCGCTGATCATCCGCGTCAGCACCAAGACCTACGCGGTCCCCATTAACGCGGTCATGGAGACCCTCATGGTCGAGCCCGGGGAAATTCGAACCATCGAGCGCCGGGAGGTGATTCAGCTCAGGGAAAGCACACTGCCCCTGCTGCGTCTCGGGGAGGTTTTCCAGCTGGCGGGCAGCAAAAGGGGCGATCAGCGATGTTTCGTCGCAGTGGTCGGGTTGGCCGAGAAACGCATGGGAATCGTTGTCGACGAGTTGCTCGGCCAACAGGACGTGGTTATCAAGTCTCTCGGCAGCTCCCTCTCCTTCGTGAAGGGGATCGCCGGCGCGGCGGACCTCGGCAACCAGAAGACCATCCTGGTCCTCGATGTCGGTGGCCTGATGAGCGAGACCCTGCGCGGAGATACGGCCTTTTATGTATAA
- the der gene encoding ribosome biogenesis GTPase Der, with translation MSIVAIVGRPNVGKSTLFNRILGRRRAIVEDFPGVTRDRNYAEVTRFESPFTLIDTGGFEPVSQERLLVQMREQSQLAVEDADVILFVMDGKEGLTPSDEEVAQLLRQAEKPVLFVVNKVDGEKQELGVAEFYGLGVDQIFSISAEHGRGIGDLIEALLRLLPKGQAPRDRNEEVRLAIVGRPNVGKSSLVNRMVGYERVVANAAAGTTRDSIDTPFTYNGKPYLLIDTAGIRRKGRVSQRLEKYSVIQALKAMDRAHVVLVVIDAEEGVTDQDLTVAGYAHEKGRAVVLLVNKWDLVEKDKNTMGEFVERLSLAFKFLPTSPILFVSALSGQRVSKTMNLVERVAAEHNRKVSTSALNKVLANAERTHPPPMFQGKRLKFFYATQTAVRPPTFVIFVNRADGVHFSYQRYLVNQFRDVFGFEGTPIRLVFKDRER, from the coding sequence ATGTCCATTGTCGCTATCGTCGGCCGACCCAATGTCGGAAAGTCGACCCTGTTTAACCGGATACTCGGCCGGCGCCGGGCTATCGTCGAGGATTTTCCCGGCGTGACCCGCGATCGAAACTACGCCGAAGTGACCCGCTTCGAGTCTCCCTTCACCCTTATAGACACGGGCGGTTTCGAGCCCGTCAGCCAGGAGCGCCTGCTGGTGCAGATGCGGGAGCAGTCCCAGTTGGCGGTCGAGGATGCCGACGTGATCCTGTTCGTCATGGACGGCAAGGAGGGGTTGACCCCGTCGGACGAGGAGGTGGCCCAGTTGCTGCGCCAGGCCGAGAAGCCGGTTCTCTTCGTGGTCAACAAGGTCGACGGCGAGAAGCAGGAGCTGGGCGTCGCCGAGTTCTACGGGCTCGGCGTGGATCAGATTTTTTCGATTTCCGCGGAGCACGGCCGCGGCATCGGTGACCTGATCGAGGCCCTGCTGCGCCTGCTTCCGAAGGGCCAGGCCCCCAGGGACAGGAACGAGGAGGTTCGCCTGGCGATTGTCGGTCGGCCCAATGTCGGCAAATCCTCCCTCGTCAACCGGATGGTCGGCTACGAGCGGGTTGTGGCCAACGCCGCCGCCGGGACGACCCGCGACAGCATAGACACCCCCTTCACCTACAACGGCAAACCTTACCTGCTCATCGATACGGCCGGGATCCGGCGCAAGGGAAGGGTCAGCCAGCGCCTCGAGAAATACAGCGTCATCCAGGCCCTCAAGGCCATGGACCGCGCCCATGTGGTGCTCGTGGTCATCGACGCCGAAGAGGGGGTTACCGACCAGGACCTGACCGTTGCCGGTTATGCGCACGAAAAGGGAAGGGCCGTTGTCCTGCTGGTCAACAAGTGGGACCTGGTGGAAAAGGACAAGAACACCATGGGTGAGTTCGTCGAGAGGCTCAGTCTCGCCTTCAAGTTCCTGCCGACGTCTCCCATTCTCTTCGTCTCCGCCCTCAGTGGACAGCGCGTTTCCAAGACGATGAACCTTGTGGAGAGGGTCGCAGCGGAGCACAACCGGAAGGTGTCCACTTCGGCGCTCAACAAGGTCCTGGCCAACGCCGAGCGGACCCACCCGCCCCCCATGTTCCAGGGCAAGCGGCTCAAGTTCTTTTATGCCACCCAGACGGCGGTTCGTCCCCCCACCTTTGTCATTTTTGTCAATCGCGCCGACGGGGTCCATTTTTCTTATCAGCGCTACCTGGTCAACCAGTTTCGAGATGTCTTCGGATTCGAGGGGACGCCGATTCGCCTCGTTTTCAAAGATAGGGAGCGGTAA
- the holB gene encoding DNA polymerase III subunit delta', translating to MTFTQILGHQRQKYILRRAVASGRLAHAYMFEGAEGIGKRLMALALVRAVFCLKGTGCGDCTACRKVDHHNHPDLHILEPDGAAIKIDQVRALQKELSFRPLEATKKTCLIDGAEKLNPAAGNALLKTLEEPPGDTLLILMTPQPEGVLSTIRSRCQRLPFSRLGREHLKEALAERLGVDETEAHVLAALSEGSFKKALGKHRDLFLERRKDLLKTLTGLSQGSILPLFDLAEALAKEKESLPDILEIFQAFFRDLLLFHHGRPEQELVNIDLLETIHRRAGRETYSSLLRKLGAINASRQQLDRNVNRQLALDVLLMQLAA from the coding sequence ATGACCTTCACCCAAATTCTCGGCCACCAACGCCAGAAGTACATCCTCCGCAGGGCCGTCGCCAGCGGCCGCCTGGCCCATGCCTACATGTTCGAAGGCGCCGAGGGAATCGGCAAGCGACTGATGGCCCTGGCCCTCGTGAGAGCCGTCTTCTGCCTGAAAGGTACCGGCTGCGGTGACTGCACCGCCTGCCGCAAGGTGGATCACCACAACCACCCCGACCTGCACATCCTTGAACCGGACGGGGCGGCCATCAAGATCGACCAGGTTCGCGCCCTGCAGAAGGAGCTCTCCTTCCGCCCCCTGGAAGCTACCAAAAAGACCTGTCTCATCGACGGCGCAGAAAAGCTCAACCCGGCCGCAGGCAACGCCCTGCTCAAGACCCTTGAGGAACCGCCGGGCGACACCCTGCTGATCCTCATGACCCCCCAGCCCGAGGGGGTCCTGAGCACGATCCGTTCGCGCTGCCAGCGCCTCCCCTTCTCCCGGTTGGGCCGTGAGCATCTCAAGGAAGCCCTCGCTGAGCGGCTGGGGGTGGACGAGACGGAGGCGCACGTGCTGGCTGCGCTCTCCGAGGGTAGTTTCAAAAAGGCCCTGGGCAAACACCGCGATCTGTTCCTGGAGAGGCGCAAGGACCTCCTTAAAACCCTTACGGGCCTCAGCCAAGGGAGCATACTGCCACTTTTCGACCTGGCCGAGGCCCTGGCCAAGGAGAAGGAGAGCCTCCCGGACATTCTGGAAATTTTCCAGGCCTTCTTCCGGGACCTTCTCCTCTTTCACCACGGCCGCCCGGAACAGGAATTGGTCAACATCGACCTCCTGGAAACGATACACCGCAGGGCCGGCAGGGAGACCTATTCCTCCCTGCTGCGCAAGTTGGGGGCCATCAATGCCAGTCGCCAGCAACTCGACAGGAACGTCAACCGCCAACTTGCTCTTGACGTCCTGCTGATGCAGCTGGCAGCCTAG
- the era gene encoding GTPase Era has translation MEKSFRSGFIAIVGRPNVGKSTLLNRILGQKIAITSNKPQTTRNRILGIHNLPSAQVLFLDTPGIHKAKGRLNRYMVEQALGACKDVDAVFFLVEAGDSVGGGDEFILKTLSAGKAPVVLVINKIDTVEKSCLLAQIDAYSKLFDFRAIVPVSAIKGQGVDDLVKEALSLLPEGPRYYSEDMVTDLPERFIAAEMIREKVFRRTRQEIPYGVGVQVENFEEKPEKNLVVIQAAILVPREGHKGILLGKQGGAIREIGIDARGEIERFLGCRVFLELFVKVKKDWTESERLIRELGYE, from the coding sequence TTGGAAAAATCGTTTCGTTCAGGCTTCATCGCCATTGTAGGGCGGCCCAACGTGGGCAAGTCGACCCTGCTCAACCGCATTCTCGGGCAGAAGATCGCCATCACCTCGAACAAGCCTCAGACGACCCGCAACCGGATCCTCGGGATTCACAACCTGCCCTCCGCCCAGGTCCTTTTTCTCGACACCCCGGGCATCCACAAGGCCAAGGGGCGGCTCAACAGGTACATGGTGGAGCAGGCCCTGGGGGCGTGCAAGGACGTCGATGCGGTCTTTTTCCTGGTGGAGGCCGGCGACAGCGTCGGCGGCGGGGACGAGTTCATCCTGAAAACCCTTTCCGCCGGCAAGGCACCGGTCGTTCTTGTCATCAACAAGATCGACACGGTAGAAAAGTCATGTCTTCTTGCCCAGATTGACGCTTACTCCAAGCTCTTCGATTTTCGCGCCATCGTTCCCGTCTCCGCGATCAAGGGGCAGGGGGTAGATGATCTCGTGAAGGAGGCCCTTTCGCTTTTGCCGGAAGGCCCCCGCTACTACTCTGAAGACATGGTCACCGACCTGCCCGAGCGGTTCATCGCCGCCGAGATGATCCGGGAGAAGGTCTTCCGGCGCACTCGCCAGGAGATCCCCTACGGGGTCGGGGTTCAGGTTGAGAACTTCGAAGAAAAGCCCGAAAAGAACCTCGTGGTGATCCAGGCCGCGATCCTTGTGCCCCGGGAGGGCCATAAGGGTATTCTCCTCGGCAAGCAGGGCGGGGCGATCCGGGAGATCGGCATCGACGCCCGCGGGGAAATCGAGCGGTTTCTCGGTTGCCGCGTTTTTCTGGAGCTTTTCGTCAAGGTGAAGAAGGATTGGACCGAATCCGAGCGCCTGATCCGCGAACTCGGCTACGAATAG
- a CDS encoding radical SAM protein, with translation MAAPIYPIFLPLAGCPLRCVYCDQRSYSGQASRPEPEEVAGMLHEMLPARGEGEIAFYGGTFTMLPGGLREDYLSVAQTCLRAGRAAGIRVSTRPDALDEGVVDGLARCGVTTVEIGCQSFSPRVLAAAMRGHGPSEARGAVDRLRVRGLGVGLQLMPGLPGGDRAEAIASLETALALKPDFLRIYPTLVVRGTPLEGLFGGGQYRPWTVEEAVEVCADMALRCRRAGVPVIRLGLQGTPALSGGGVLVAGPYHPAFGQLVRSRLWRRALLRGAELTGSARVRVHPADLSDALGHRRDNRDVFLRRFAGGEIRADRNLSREHVAFAGRNYHFAELAH, from the coding sequence ATGGCCGCGCCAATTTACCCCATTTTTCTTCCCCTGGCCGGGTGCCCCCTGCGCTGCGTCTATTGCGACCAGCGAAGTTACTCAGGACAGGCCTCCCGGCCCGAACCCGAAGAAGTCGCGGGCATGCTTCACGAGATGCTCCCCGCTCGGGGAGAGGGGGAGATCGCCTTTTACGGCGGGACCTTTACCATGCTTCCGGGCGGCCTCCGGGAAGACTACCTGTCCGTGGCCCAAACCTGCCTGCGCGCCGGCAGGGCCGCCGGGATCCGGGTTTCGACCCGTCCGGACGCCCTGGACGAGGGGGTTGTGGACGGCCTGGCCCGCTGCGGGGTGACGACGGTGGAGATCGGCTGCCAATCCTTCTCGCCCCGGGTGCTTGCAGCGGCGATGCGCGGGCATGGCCCCTCGGAGGCTCGGGGGGCGGTCGATCGCCTGCGGGTCCGCGGGCTGGGGGTCGGGCTTCAGTTGATGCCGGGCTTGCCCGGCGGGGACCGGGCCGAGGCGATCGCCTCTCTTGAGACCGCCCTGGCTCTGAAACCCGACTTTCTGCGCATCTATCCGACCCTGGTGGTCCGCGGGACGCCTCTGGAGGGGCTCTTCGGCGGCGGCCAGTACCGGCCCTGGACGGTCGAGGAGGCCGTGGAGGTCTGCGCCGACATGGCGCTGCGCTGCCGGCGGGCCGGGGTCCCGGTGATCCGTCTCGGTCTGCAGGGGACGCCGGCGCTCTCCGGCGGAGGCGTCCTTGTCGCCGGCCCCTACCATCCGGCCTTCGGTCAACTGGTCCGTTCCCGCCTGTGGCGGCGGGCCCTGCTGCGGGGGGCTGAATTGACCGGATCGGCCCGGGTCCGGGTCCACCCGGCGGACCTCTCCGATGCCCTCGGGCACCGCAGGGACAACCGGGATGTTTTCCTCCGCCGCTTCGCCGGCGGGGAGATCCGGGCAGACCGCAACCTGTCCCGCGAGCACGTAGCGTTCGCTGGGCGCAATTACCATTTTGCCGAACTGGCCCACTAA
- a CDS encoding stage 0 sporulation family protein: MMRIVTIKFRDAGRRYDFNAQDLELANGDQIVVETDRGRALGTVVSPPREVPDSEIGKEMKNVLRIALDEDREMADNNTARETAAFRFCMDRIHQRKMDMKLVRAEYLFDGSKIIFYFTADGRVDFRELVKYLAHHFHTRIEMRQIGVRDEAKLTGGIGICGRELCCCTFLTEFSPVSVKMAKEQGLALNPNKISGQCGRLLCCLGYEFETYCTMKKKLPKCGRRVEVEGREGEVINQKVLAQKVVVRFGDGHTEEAAADSLGEAKPKDSQRPGAQSRQGENKGETAQPRRRKSGGGQRPQQRKQQGESSSQKPQTKKESPARPEDRPQGDGTAGKDGRRRSRRRPRRN, translated from the coding sequence TTGATGCGCATTGTCACCATAAAGTTCCGCGACGCCGGCCGTCGCTACGATTTCAACGCTCAGGACCTGGAGCTTGCAAACGGCGACCAGATCGTGGTCGAGACCGACCGGGGCAGGGCCCTCGGTACGGTTGTATCCCCTCCCCGCGAAGTGCCCGACTCGGAAATCGGCAAGGAAATGAAAAACGTCCTGCGCATCGCGCTGGACGAAGACCGGGAGATGGCGGACAACAACACTGCCCGCGAGACTGCCGCCTTCCGTTTCTGCATGGATCGTATCCACCAGCGCAAGATGGATATGAAGCTGGTCCGGGCCGAATACCTGTTCGACGGCTCAAAAATCATTTTCTATTTCACTGCCGACGGGCGGGTCGATTTTCGCGAGCTGGTCAAGTACCTGGCCCACCACTTCCACACCCGCATCGAAATGCGCCAGATCGGCGTTCGGGACGAAGCCAAACTCACCGGCGGGATCGGCATCTGCGGCCGCGAACTGTGCTGCTGCACCTTTCTTACCGAGTTCTCCCCCGTATCGGTCAAAATGGCCAAGGAACAAGGTCTGGCCCTCAATCCCAACAAGATCTCCGGTCAGTGCGGACGCCTTCTCTGCTGCCTCGGCTACGAATTCGAAACCTACTGCACGATGAAAAAGAAACTCCCCAAGTGCGGTCGCCGAGTCGAAGTGGAAGGCCGAGAGGGTGAGGTCATCAATCAAAAGGTCCTCGCTCAGAAGGTCGTGGTGCGGTTCGGCGACGGGCACACAGAAGAAGCCGCGGCTGACAGCCTGGGAGAGGCCAAGCCCAAGGACTCCCAGCGCCCAGGCGCCCAGTCCCGCCAGGGAGAGAACAAGGGGGAGACTGCTCAACCCCGGCGCCGGAAATCCGGCGGGGGTCAGCGACCGCAGCAGCGCAAGCAGCAGGGCGAAAGCTCCTCGCAGAAGCCTCAGACCAAGAAAGAAAGCCCCGCCCGCCCGGAAGACCGTCCCCAGGGAGACGGCACCGCCGGGAAAGACGGCAGGCGAAGAAGCCGTCGCCGGCCCCGGCGCAATTAA
- a CDS encoding response regulator, whose translation MPKKILIAEDSPTMRSLIVSTMATMDDYSFVEAANGFEALRILPREKVDLVITDINMPDINGLELVSFIKNHPNYKNTPLFIISTEGSERDREKGLKLGADAYLVKPFSPDELQTLVRQYLG comes from the coding sequence GTGCCGAAGAAGATCCTGATCGCTGAAGATTCACCGACCATGCGCTCGCTGATCGTTTCCACCATGGCGACCATGGACGACTATTCCTTTGTCGAGGCCGCCAACGGTTTCGAAGCCCTGCGTATTCTCCCCAGGGAGAAGGTCGATCTGGTGATCACCGATATCAATATGCCGGATATCAACGGCCTGGAACTCGTCAGCTTTATCAAGAACCATCCCAATTACAAAAACACTCCTTTGTTCATTATCAGCACCGAGGGAAGCGAACGGGACCGGGAAAAGGGCCTGAAGCTCGGTGCCGACGCTTACCTGGTCAAGCCCTTTTCCCCTGACGAGCTTCAGACCCTCGTCAGGCAGTACCTCGGGTAG
- the tmk gene encoding dTMP kinase, with amino-acid sequence MSLFITFEGIEGSGKSTQIALLAERLRARERTVLTTREPGGCTIADAVRTILLDARNTAMVPRAELLLYAAARAQHIEEVIRPALDSGTTVLCDRFADATLAYQGFGRGLDMKVIEELNGLATGGLAPDLTLLLDFPPEEGVQRALRRNDSRSGPNEDRFELESIAFHRRIREGYLELARREDRFRVVDARGSIDEVAGRIARAVDPVLAAGVRQ; translated from the coding sequence ATGTCTTTATTTATAACTTTTGAAGGAATCGAAGGCAGCGGCAAGTCAACCCAGATTGCCCTTCTGGCCGAGCGCCTGCGGGCCAGGGAGCGAACTGTCCTGACCACCAGGGAACCGGGCGGATGCACCATCGCCGACGCCGTCCGGACTATCCTGCTCGATGCCCGAAACACCGCCATGGTCCCCCGAGCCGAGCTGTTGCTCTACGCCGCGGCCCGGGCCCAGCACATCGAGGAGGTCATCCGGCCGGCCCTCGATTCCGGAACCACCGTGCTGTGCGACCGCTTTGCCGACGCCACCCTCGCCTACCAGGGGTTCGGCCGGGGCCTGGACATGAAGGTTATCGAGGAGCTGAACGGCCTCGCTACGGGGGGCCTCGCTCCGGACCTGACCCTGCTCCTCGACTTCCCCCCGGAAGAGGGTGTGCAGAGGGCCCTGCGCCGCAACGACTCCCGAAGCGGGCCGAACGAAGACCGCTTCGAACTGGAGAGCATCGCCTTTCACCGGCGGATCAGGGAGGGGTACCTGGAGCTGGCCCGCAGGGAAGACCGGTTTCGGGTGGTCGATGCCCGGGGCTCGATCGACGAGGTTGCCGGGAGGATCGCCCGGGCGGTCGATCCCGTCCTGGCTGCTGGAGTACGGCAATGA
- a CDS encoding DUF4388 domain-containing protein: MSLVGNLEDLGLGDILQIVSLSRKSGALILEGPGLQGKMFFQDGQVTRATSSLFMAGLGDILVRKGVVDLETLKGALHLQRRGTTRQSLGAILGESFGVPKDAIEQVAREQVEKIVFSFFGWAEGTFAFELGGLDEACGFAEEGGAGIDPPVFFVEEGLNPQWLAMEGSRLLDEKRHRGEPLAVREEPTLNLEALLAEGADSAPPMQAPVPSPSPSLVNIGAELLSEMGELDQVSLSGKGSKSPGLHLLKGMLQELSNPSLGGGVVLLILRFASEVMNRAVIFSVKENEIVGLGQFGIEFDREMADVRIRGMKIPREEPSRLTEAVREFSPCRVRPGDSPWDAYLQKQLGGGVPEEIFLGPILSEGRVVALIYGDNLPEKKPIGDTEAFEIFLSQAGLAMERAIIERRLVGGRV, from the coding sequence ATGAGTCTTGTCGGCAACCTCGAAGATCTCGGGTTGGGGGATATTCTTCAGATCGTCAGTCTCAGCCGCAAGTCGGGGGCTCTGATTCTGGAGGGCCCCGGCCTGCAGGGAAAAATGTTCTTCCAGGACGGCCAGGTGACGCGGGCAACGTCGAGTCTCTTCATGGCTGGTCTCGGGGACATCCTGGTGCGCAAAGGTGTCGTGGACCTTGAGACCCTCAAGGGCGCCCTGCACCTGCAGAGACGGGGCACCACCCGCCAGTCCCTCGGGGCCATTCTCGGCGAGAGTTTCGGGGTCCCCAAGGACGCCATAGAGCAGGTCGCAAGAGAGCAGGTCGAGAAGATTGTCTTCAGCTTCTTCGGATGGGCGGAGGGGACCTTCGCCTTTGAGTTGGGCGGGCTCGACGAAGCCTGCGGGTTCGCTGAAGAGGGGGGCGCCGGGATCGATCCCCCTGTTTTCTTCGTTGAGGAGGGGCTCAATCCCCAATGGCTCGCCATGGAGGGAAGCCGTCTTCTCGACGAGAAGAGACATCGCGGCGAACCGCTTGCGGTAAGGGAGGAGCCGACCCTGAACCTCGAGGCTCTCTTGGCCGAGGGGGCGGATTCTGCGCCGCCGATGCAGGCCCCGGTCCCGTCCCCGTCTCCGTCCCTCGTTAATATCGGTGCGGAACTGCTCAGCGAAATGGGTGAACTCGATCAGGTGTCGCTTTCCGGCAAAGGCTCCAAGTCCCCCGGACTTCACCTGCTCAAGGGGATGCTGCAGGAACTCAGCAACCCTTCTCTTGGTGGTGGGGTCGTTCTGCTGATTCTTCGCTTCGCCAGCGAGGTGATGAATCGGGCGGTGATCTTCTCGGTCAAGGAAAATGAGATTGTAGGATTAGGGCAGTTCGGTATAGAATTCGATCGGGAGATGGCGGACGTCCGGATCCGGGGCATGAAGATTCCCCGGGAGGAGCCCTCGAGGCTCACCGAGGCAGTTCGGGAGTTTTCTCCCTGCAGGGTTCGACCGGGGGACAGCCCCTGGGATGCCTATCTGCAGAAACAACTGGGCGGCGGGGTTCCGGAAGAGATTTTCCTCGGGCCCATCCTCAGCGAAGGCCGTGTCGTGGCCCTGATTTACGGGGACAACCTCCCTGAGAAAAAACCGATCGGGGACACCGAGGCGTTCGAGATTTTTCTTTCCCAGGCCGGCCTGGCTATGGAGAGGGCCATTATCGAGCGGCGCCTTGTGGGGGGGCGGGTCTGA
- the rnc gene encoding ribonuclease III, with translation MDRRECERLLEEKVGYRFSDHGLLRESLTHKSFSNEQPGRSVAHNERLEFLGDAVLDLVVSHALFDALPDRNEGELSRVRAEVVSEKSLALLGRGLDLGGGLLLGKGEARSGGRDKDSLIADALEALLGAIFCDGGLERVRPIIEDLFGEPIRFSAQRKSGVDFKSRLQEHLQGRYGKAPDYVLLHAEGPDHQRRYTIEARFEGRAVGEGRGRTKKAAEQEAALRALERLDG, from the coding sequence TTGGATCGAAGAGAATGCGAAAGGCTTCTCGAGGAGAAGGTCGGGTATCGTTTCAGCGATCATGGACTGCTCAGGGAGTCTTTGACCCACAAATCGTTCAGCAACGAACAGCCCGGGCGCTCCGTCGCCCACAACGAGAGGCTGGAATTCCTGGGGGATGCGGTCCTCGACCTGGTGGTCAGTCACGCCCTTTTCGATGCCTTGCCGGATCGGAACGAAGGGGAGTTGAGCCGGGTGCGGGCCGAGGTGGTGAGCGAAAAGAGTCTGGCTCTGCTCGGGCGCGGCCTCGACCTCGGGGGGGGGCTGCTTCTTGGCAAGGGAGAGGCTCGAAGCGGGGGACGCGACAAGGACAGCCTCATCGCCGACGCCTTGGAGGCTCTGCTCGGAGCGATTTTCTGCGACGGAGGCCTGGAGAGAGTGAGGCCGATCATTGAGGACCTATTCGGCGAACCGATCCGCTTTTCGGCCCAGCGCAAGAGCGGGGTCGATTTCAAAAGCCGTCTTCAGGAACACCTGCAGGGACGGTATGGAAAGGCTCCCGATTACGTCCTCCTCCACGCCGAGGGTCCCGATCATCAGCGCCGTTACACGATAGAGGCCCGTTTCGAGGGCCGGGCCGTCGGTGAAGGCCGGGGAAGGACCAAAAAGGCCGCCGAGCAGGAGGCAGCCCTACGGGCCCTTGAGCGGCTGGATGGTTGA